A genomic stretch from Streptococcus oralis includes:
- a CDS encoding ABC transporter permease, with translation MNIMKKILSYVIALVPILLLISLLFLLPIVFLISLVPNNYLPTSPIWIIEGLIGILILGYGIRLNRFPINLKAKKVYWAMFILSIIIATILALYFKNLLIISIFCQLFLLITYVLIFEQRFTGFKTYLQRSRSALVVFNLFDTFFVLLYYFLKYIIRNNKDKIDNFLNELPITYVTIEWIFIILSMSVLFILLPAFRGYLSVWFYKKQNGIHKQSGRVFWNSNITAYGVSIMSLCLYISMFFRISSLNDSRALVYLMLMSFTVYFWTIVCEGIDRRGEDKEKVLSNWALIGLLSIFLILLDQIESDLIGILTWFLPMLLPTFIGKVNSIIPKGYSKSPTPFMKKHLYWLQMMSFNTLFIFNIISSISTKQLIKNEKIEQINELKIFLISLFDSESSSNFASGVLVSSTMLLISIAVAYGLSKLIVYLIRRYYIEASNRYFN, from the coding sequence ATGAATATAATGAAAAAAATACTTTCATACGTCATAGCTTTAGTTCCAATCTTATTATTAATTTCTTTATTATTTTTACTACCTATTGTTTTTTTAATATCTTTAGTTCCAAATAATTATTTACCTACATCCCCGATTTGGATAATAGAAGGCTTGATAGGAATCTTAATATTAGGGTATGGCATCAGGTTAAACAGATTTCCAATAAATTTAAAAGCTAAAAAAGTTTATTGGGCTATGTTCATATTATCAATCATTATAGCTACTATATTAGCTCTATATTTCAAGAATTTACTAATTATTTCTATTTTTTGCCAGTTATTCTTGCTTATAACCTATGTTTTGATATTTGAACAAAGATTTACAGGCTTTAAAACTTATCTTCAAAGAAGTAGGAGTGCACTTGTAGTCTTCAATCTATTTGATACTTTTTTTGTTCTTTTATATTATTTTTTAAAATATATTATACGAAACAATAAGGATAAGATTGATAATTTTTTAAATGAGTTACCAATAACTTATGTTACCATAGAGTGGATTTTTATTATTTTATCTATGTCTGTATTATTCATACTGTTGCCTGCCTTTAGAGGATATTTATCAGTTTGGTTTTATAAAAAACAAAATGGAATTCACAAACAATCAGGAAGAGTATTTTGGAATTCGAATATTACAGCATATGGTGTATCAATTATGTCGTTATGCCTATACATATCTATGTTTTTCCGAATCAGCTCTCTTAATGATAGTAGAGCCTTAGTTTACTTAATGCTTATGTCTTTTACTGTTTATTTTTGGACAATTGTTTGTGAAGGGATTGATAGAAGGGGAGAAGATAAAGAAAAAGTCTTATCGAATTGGGCTTTGATTGGTTTGTTGTCGATTTTTTTGATTCTTTTAGATCAGATTGAAAGTGATTTAATTGGCATTTTAACATGGTTTTTACCCATGCTATTGCCAACTTTTATAGGGAAAGTGAATAGCATAATACCAAAAGGTTATTCAAAGTCTCCTACCCCTTTTATGAAGAAACATCTTTACTGGCTACAAATGATGAGTTTTAATACATTGTTTATATTTAACATAATATCCTCTATATCAACGAAACAATTAATAAAAAATGAAAAAATAGAACAAATAAATGAATTGAAAATTTTTCTTATCTCTTTATTTGATAGCGAATCGTCTTCAAATTTTGCATCAGGAGTTTTGGTTTCATCTACTATGTTGCTAATTTCTATAGCTGTTGCTTATGGGCTAAGTAAATTAATTGTATATTTAATACGGAGATATTATATAGAGGCTTCAAATAGATATTTTAATTAG
- a CDS encoding GNAT family N-acetyltransferase produces the protein MTRAELPERIETERLVLRVRTVADAEDIHAYVSLPEVAYPAAFHPVKTLEDEIYYLEHILPERNQKENLPAGYGIVVKGTDKVIGSVDFNHRHEDDVLEIGYTLHPDYWGRGYVPEAASTLIDLAFKELNLHKIELTCFGSNVQSQRVAEKLGFTLEARIRDRKDAQGNRCDSLIYGLLRSEWEVK, from the coding sequence ATGACAAGAGCTGAGTTGCCAGAAAGAATCGAAACAGAACGTCTCGTTTTACGAGTCCGAACAGTGGCTGATGCCGAGGATATCCATGCCTACGTCAGTCTCCCAGAGGTCGCCTATCCAGCAGCATTTCACCCCGTCAAGACCTTGGAAGATGAGATTTATTATCTAGAGCATATCCTTCCCGAGCGCAATCAAAAGGAAAATCTCCCAGCGGGCTATGGAATTGTCGTTAAAGGGACCGATAAGGTCATCGGCTCTGTTGATTTCAATCATCGACACGAAGACGATGTACTGGAAATTGGCTATACCTTGCACCCAGACTATTGGGGACGAGGCTATGTTCCAGAAGCTGCGAGTACCTTGATTGACCTAGCTTTTAAAGAATTGAATCTGCATAAGATTGAACTGACTTGTTTTGGCTCCAATGTCCAAAGTCAACGAGTTGCAGAGAAACTTGGTTTCACCCTTGAAGCTCGTATCCGAGATCGCAAAGATGCTCAAGGAAACCGCTGTGATAGTCTGATATATGGCTTGCTGAGGAGTGAGTGGGAGGTGAAATAA
- a CDS encoding DUF262 domain-containing protein: MTTRNDNTDLKKKVQIICLYFSKLHSDDKRRRKIISKYRELEMLTGIKANTIRQWTDSFDPYFDNGRKGFYQRNLETSNKNLWEIYKEYEGFSLSELQNKVSEIYKELDKNSYFLCIGGKEVYLYSIKTKKEETSTSLYNLDATTEIIDYNVRIDNLNRYNPKTSNSQKLKVGDFLFLSLGGDNEKWKKWENGLTAIGQVENIYVENSSKNYEISARVLIKLPTEITPSDLYYYPDTSNEFNIGPSLKGTPNQAINRVSTKGALSIFSAICDLFPDYEHSIKLLIGDENFKHLDKVPKLLTGGEHEENNIIDTLELDYEGSSDLIDKVNKLDITSDTYGEISDIHVKLIANQVEFDEAKDSLMKSSLIEQEKKISVSSRPLSITDIKKLYNRFCDYKNDVKTDNDINEYQNDYSNLVGALILEPNFQREYVWGKLKQRQLIDSIILGIPLPTFYFSTDKNGNFLVVDGKQRLKAILDFLNGELSLPKEYSFLSKNKENKEVYFNDLETIVKTKIEDFSLSCYVVNSTLIPSIQNLIFMRVNRGGMALNQQEIRNASNVGKSTYLLNKISNTKELEIVPLKRKKDQYLAIRFFAFYLVQNNLDFNGIYNFEEQYDGMDNFLDLVMKFLNIQTNQKIEEYFDLYQTRLLLALKLFEISSTRPFSRTGYSVVNMNIFETWMLILSQFDISIIEENEKLFLEVYESILKSNDFIDNILYLRDQKDRIIWRLNFISSKIKEINLKLGE; the protein is encoded by the coding sequence ATGACTACTCGAAATGATAATACTGATTTGAAGAAGAAGGTTCAAATCATTTGTTTGTATTTCTCAAAATTGCATAGCGACGATAAAAGAAGAAGAAAAATTATTAGTAAATATCGTGAACTTGAAATGTTAACAGGAATTAAAGCTAACACAATCCGACAATGGACTGATTCATTTGATCCTTATTTTGATAATGGTAGAAAAGGATTCTATCAAAGGAATTTAGAGACTTCAAATAAGAATCTTTGGGAGATTTATAAGGAATATGAAGGTTTTTCATTAAGTGAACTTCAAAATAAGGTGTCTGAGATATATAAAGAATTAGACAAGAATTCATATTTCCTTTGTATAGGAGGCAAAGAAGTATATCTTTATAGTATCAAAACTAAAAAAGAAGAAACTTCAACCTCTCTCTACAATTTAGATGCTACTACCGAAATAATTGATTATAATGTTCGAATCGATAATCTGAACCGATACAATCCTAAAACATCAAATAGTCAAAAACTTAAAGTCGGTGATTTTTTATTCCTATCCCTAGGAGGAGATAATGAGAAATGGAAGAAATGGGAAAATGGACTGACAGCTATTGGTCAGGTAGAAAATATTTATGTGGAAAATTCATCTAAAAATTATGAAATAAGTGCTAGAGTTTTAATTAAGCTACCTACAGAAATAACACCATCAGATCTATATTATTATCCAGATACTTCAAATGAATTTAATATTGGTCCTAGTCTCAAAGGAACTCCTAATCAAGCTATTAATCGTGTTTCAACAAAAGGTGCGCTTTCTATCTTTAGTGCTATTTGTGACCTTTTTCCTGATTATGAACATAGCATAAAACTTTTGATTGGCGATGAGAATTTCAAACATTTAGATAAAGTACCTAAATTATTGACAGGGGGTGAACATGAAGAAAATAATATAATAGATACTCTCGAGCTTGATTATGAAGGTAGTTCTGATTTAATAGATAAAGTTAATAAACTAGATATTACCTCTGATACTTATGGAGAAATATCAGATATACATGTAAAATTAATAGCTAATCAAGTTGAATTTGACGAAGCTAAGGATAGCTTGATGAAATCCTCTTTAATTGAACAAGAAAAAAAAATATCCGTCTCTTCTCGCCCTCTAAGTATAACAGATATTAAAAAACTATATAACCGTTTTTGTGACTATAAAAATGATGTTAAAACAGACAATGATATAAATGAATATCAAAATGATTATTCAAATTTAGTAGGTGCGTTGATACTTGAGCCTAATTTTCAGCGAGAATATGTTTGGGGAAAGCTAAAACAACGTCAATTAATTGATAGTATTATTTTAGGTATTCCCTTACCAACATTTTATTTTTCTACTGATAAAAATGGTAATTTTTTAGTAGTTGATGGAAAGCAACGATTGAAGGCTATATTAGATTTTTTAAATGGAGAATTATCTTTACCGAAAGAATATTCATTTTTGTCTAAGAATAAAGAGAATAAGGAGGTATATTTTAATGACCTTGAAACAATAGTCAAAACAAAAATCGAAGATTTTAGCTTATCATGTTATGTAGTCAATTCTACTCTTATACCCAGTATACAAAATTTGATTTTCATGAGAGTGAATCGTGGAGGGATGGCGTTAAATCAACAAGAGATAAGAAATGCTTCCAATGTTGGGAAATCAACCTACTTATTAAATAAAATCTCTAATACTAAGGAGTTAGAGATTGTGCCACTTAAGAGAAAGAAAGATCAGTATTTGGCCATTAGATTTTTTGCATTTTACTTAGTTCAGAATAATTTAGACTTCAATGGTATATATAATTTTGAAGAGCAATATGACGGAATGGATAATTTTTTAGATTTAGTGATGAAGTTTCTTAATATACAAACAAATCAAAAAATTGAAGAATATTTTGATTTGTATCAAACTAGATTACTCTTAGCACTAAAATTGTTTGAGATTTCATCAACTAGACCATTCAGTCGGACCGGTTACTCTGTTGTAAATATGAATATTTTTGAAACTTGGATGTTGATTCTTTCACAATTTGATATATCAATTATTGAAGAGAATGAAAAATTATTCTTGGAGGTTTATGAATCTATATTAAAAAGTAATGATTTTATTGATAATATTTTATACTTACGAGATCAGAAAGATAGAATAATTTGGAGACTTAACTTTATTTCTTCAAAAATAAAAGAAATTAATTTAAAGCTAGGAGAATAA
- a CDS encoding helix-hairpin-helix domain-containing protein — protein MSKKLQRKKQLRNSLRRSGAFSSTVTKVVEETKKVVKHAEKSASEAGKVVSKKVEQAVEATKEQAQKVANSVEDFAATLGGLSVDRAKTFYDEGIKSAADFKNWTEKELLALKGIGPATIKKLKENGINFK, from the coding sequence ATGTCAAAGAAACTCCAACGTAAAAAACAATTAAGAAACAGTCTTCGTCGTTCAGGTGCATTTTCAAGTACTGTGACCAAGGTTGTAGAAGAGACCAAGAAAGTCGTGAAACACGCAGAAAAGTCTGCCAGCGAAGCAGGAAAAGTTGTCTCTAAAAAAGTGGAACAAGCAGTAGAAGCAACTAAAGAACAAGCTCAAAAAGTAGCCAATTCTGTAGAAGATTTCGCAGCTACTTTGGGTGGCCTCTCAGTAGATCGTGCGAAGACTTTCTATGATGAAGGCATCAAGTCGGCTGCTGACTTTAAAAACTGGACGGAGAAAGAACTCCTTGCCTTAAAAGGAATTGGCCCAGCTACCATCAAGAAATTAAAAGAGAACGGAATCAACTTCAAGTAA
- a CDS encoding valine--tRNA ligase, with protein sequence MSKELSPKYNPAEVEAGRYQKWLDADVFKPSGDQKAKPYSIVIPPPNVTGKLHLGHAWDTTLQDIIIRQKRMQGFDTLWLPGMDHAGIATQAKVEERLRGEGISRYDLGREKFLDKVWEWKDEYATTIKEQWGKMGLSVDYSRERFTLDEGLSKAVRKVFVDLYKKGWIYRGEFIINWDPAARTALSDIEVIHKDVEGAFYHMNYMLEDGSRALEVATTRPETMFGDVAVAVNPEDPRYKDLIGKNVILPIANKLIPIVGDEHADPEFGTGVVKITPAHDPNDFLVGQRHNLPQVNVMNDDGTMNDLAFEFAGMDRFEARKAVVTKLEEIGALVKIEKRVHSVGHSERTGVVVEPRLSTQWFVKMDQLAKNAIANQDTEDKVEFYPPRFNDTFLQWMENVHDWVISRQLWWGHQIPAWYNAEGEMYVGEEAPEGDGWTQDEDVLDTWFSSALWPFSTMGWPDVDFADFKRYFPTSTLVTGYDIIFFWVSRMIFQSLEFTGRQPFQNVLIHGLIRDEQGRKMSKSLGNGIDPMDVIEKYGADALRWFLSNGSAPGQDVRFSYEKMDASWNFINKIWNISRYILMNNEGLTLEQATANVEKVVNKEAGNVTDRWILHNLNETIGKVTENFDKFEFGVAGHILYNFIWDEFADWYVELTKEVLYSDNEEEKVITRSVLLYTLDKILRLLHPIMPFVTEEIFGQISEGSIVTAEYPTVNPAFEDLAAHTGVESLKDLIRAVRNARAEVNVAPSKPITILVKTSDSDLETFFNSNVNYIKRFTNPEHLEIASTIPAPELAMSSVITGAEIYLPLADLLNVEEELARLDKELAKWQKELDMVGKKLSNERFVANAKPEVVQKERDKQADYQAKYDATVARIDEMKKLVK encoded by the coding sequence ATGTCTAAAGAACTTTCACCTAAATACAATCCAGCCGAGGTTGAGGCTGGTCGTTACCAAAAATGGCTTGATGCCGATGTTTTCAAGCCTTCAGGCGATCAAAAGGCTAAGCCTTATTCTATCGTCATTCCACCACCAAACGTAACTGGGAAACTCCACCTTGGTCATGCTTGGGATACGACTCTTCAGGATATCATCATCCGTCAAAAACGTATGCAAGGTTTTGATACGCTTTGGCTTCCAGGGATGGACCACGCAGGTATTGCAACTCAGGCTAAGGTTGAGGAACGCTTGCGTGGTGAAGGTATTAGTCGTTACGACCTCGGTCGTGAAAAATTCCTCGATAAGGTCTGGGAATGGAAAGACGAATATGCCACTACCATCAAGGAACAATGGGGCAAGATGGGGCTCTCTGTAGATTACTCTCGCGAGCGTTTCACTCTTGATGAAGGTTTGTCAAAAGCCGTTCGCAAAGTCTTCGTAGACCTTTACAAGAAAGGCTGGATCTACCGTGGTGAGTTTATCATCAACTGGGACCCAGCAGCTCGCACAGCCTTGTCTGATATCGAGGTGATCCACAAGGATGTCGAAGGTGCCTTCTACCACATGAATTACATGCTGGAAGACGGTTCACGTGCCCTTGAAGTTGCGACAACTCGTCCTGAGACCATGTTTGGGGACGTTGCGGTTGCGGTTAATCCAGAAGACCCACGCTACAAGGACTTGATTGGTAAAAACGTCATCCTTCCAATCGCTAACAAACTCATCCCAATCGTTGGAGATGAGCATGCTGATCCTGAGTTTGGTACTGGTGTCGTGAAAATCACACCTGCCCACGATCCAAACGACTTCTTGGTTGGTCAACGCCATAACTTACCACAAGTTAACGTCATGAACGATGACGGAACCATGAACGACTTGGCCTTTGAATTTGCAGGCATGGATCGTTTTGAAGCTCGTAAGGCAGTCGTTACTAAGTTGGAAGAAATCGGTGCCCTCGTTAAAATCGAAAAACGTGTTCACAGTGTTGGTCATTCAGAGCGTACAGGTGTCGTAGTGGAGCCACGCTTGTCTACGCAATGGTTCGTGAAGATGGACCAATTGGCCAAGAATGCCATTGCCAACCAAGACACAGAAGACAAGGTAGAATTTTACCCACCTCGTTTCAACGATACCTTCCTTCAATGGATGGAAAATGTCCACGACTGGGTAATCTCTCGTCAGCTCTGGTGGGGTCACCAAATCCCTGCTTGGTACAATGCTGAGGGTGAAATGTACGTCGGTGAAGAAGCTCCTGAAGGTGACGGATGGACTCAGGACGAAGACGTCTTGGACACTTGGTTCAGCTCTGCCCTTTGGCCATTCTCAACCATGGGCTGGCCTGATGTAGACTTTGCAGACTTCAAGCGTTACTTCCCAACTTCAACCTTGGTAACAGGCTACGACATCATCTTCTTCTGGGTGTCTCGTATGATCTTCCAATCCTTGGAATTCACTGGCCGTCAGCCATTCCAAAACGTTCTTATTCACGGTCTCATTCGTGACGAGCAAGGACGCAAGATGTCGAAATCTCTCGGTAACGGGATTGACCCGATGGATGTCATCGAGAAATACGGTGCCGATGCCCTTCGTTGGTTCCTTTCAAACGGTTCTGCACCAGGGCAAGACGTGCGCTTCTCTTATGAGAAAATGGATGCATCATGGAATTTCATTAACAAGATCTGGAACATCTCTCGCTATATCCTCATGAACAATGAAGGCTTGACTCTTGAGCAAGCAACTGCCAATGTGGAAAAAGTTGTTAACAAGGAAGCTGGAAATGTCACAGACCGCTGGATTCTCCACAACCTCAATGAAACGATCGGCAAAGTCACTGAAAACTTTGACAAGTTTGAGTTTGGTGTAGCTGGCCACATCCTTTACAACTTCATCTGGGATGAGTTTGCGGACTGGTACGTTGAGTTGACCAAGGAAGTCCTTTATAGCGATAATGAAGAAGAGAAAGTCATCACACGTTCTGTTCTCCTTTACACTTTGGACAAGATCCTTCGACTCCTTCACCCAATCATGCCATTCGTGACAGAGGAAATCTTCGGACAAATCTCAGAAGGCTCTATCGTTACAGCAGAATACCCAACTGTTAATCCAGCCTTTGAAGACCTCGCTGCTCACACTGGTGTAGAAAGCCTTAAAGACTTGATCCGTGCTGTTCGTAATGCGCGTGCAGAAGTAAACGTTGCACCAAGCAAGCCTATCACTATCCTTGTTAAGACAAGCGATAGCGACTTGGAAACTTTCTTTAACAGCAATGTCAACTACATCAAACGCTTCACAAATCCAGAGCATTTGGAAATTGCCTCAACCATCCCTGCCCCTGAACTCGCCATGTCAAGCGTCATCACAGGAGCGGAAATCTACTTGCCACTCGCTGATCTCCTCAATGTCGAAGAAGAACTAGCTCGTCTCGACAAGGAACTGGCTAAATGGCAAAAAGAACTGGATATGGTTGGTAAGAAGCTCTCTAACGAACGCTTCGTAGCCAATGCCAAACCAGAAGTCGTCCAAAAAGAACGCGACAAACAAGCCGACTACCAAGCCAAGTACGACGCGACCGTAGCACGTATTGATGAGATGAAGAAGTTGGTGAAATAA
- a CDS encoding DUF1912 family protein: MSYEQEFMKEFEAWVNTQIMINDMAHKESQKVYEEDQDERAKDAMIRYESRLDAYQFLLGKFENFKAGKGFHDLPEGLFGERNY, encoded by the coding sequence ATGAGTTACGAACAGGAATTTATGAAGGAATTTGAAGCTTGGGTTAATACCCAGATCATGATCAACGACATGGCGCATAAGGAAAGTCAAAAAGTTTACGAAGAAGACCAAGACGAGCGGGCCAAAGATGCCATGATTCGCTACGAAAGCCGCTTGGATGCTTATCAGTTCTTGCTTGGTAAGTTTGAAAATTTCAAGGCGGGCAAGGGATTTCATGATTTGCCAGAAGGATTGTTTGGCGAGCGAAATTATTAA
- a CDS encoding AAA family ATPase, with protein sequence MVLRSVTINNYKSYAVETTINCSKLNVLAGTNSSGKTSFIESLLILGQLRDVNFFNGHLKKLGDISNLKNKQLSSNEINFIYKFDDRDFNLSINDINPSKINEDEFNLIYLAAERIGIQDSYPKNRNEKLFDADGTGLISLLFERKDDKSFIKDNMSLFTKDNPVFTEFENLYFFENDPEEQIKLSLQGKKYVDYTNENGAFLNIVNMWFQELTGYTVEIRQMSSQLLQLIYQKDGYEFEPQHVGTGITFILFQLIALMATPKDYIVIIENPEIHLHPSLQSRLMYFYRWISNEERQIFIETHSDHIFNVAKYFKFRKDNCIVNFFKIEEIKSVEHGTLNTVVIKEVQLDSEGNILDYPDGLFDQYLIDNSRFYKEVFKENGLGRGSLGKS encoded by the coding sequence ATGGTTTTACGTTCGGTGACTATAAATAATTATAAATCATATGCAGTCGAAACAACTATTAATTGCTCGAAATTAAATGTTTTAGCCGGTACAAACTCAAGTGGGAAAACATCATTTATTGAAAGCTTATTGATTTTAGGTCAGTTAAGAGATGTGAATTTTTTTAATGGACATTTAAAAAAATTGGGTGATATATCTAATTTAAAAAATAAACAACTGAGTTCAAATGAAATAAATTTTATTTATAAATTTGATGATAGAGATTTTAATTTGTCGATAAATGATATAAACCCAAGTAAAATTAACGAAGATGAGTTTAATCTTATATATTTAGCAGCTGAGAGGATTGGCATACAAGATAGTTATCCCAAAAATAGGAATGAGAAACTATTTGATGCCGATGGCACAGGATTAATATCACTACTATTTGAAAGAAAAGATGATAAATCTTTTATAAAAGACAACATGAGCTTATTTACTAAGGATAATCCTGTTTTCACAGAATTTGAAAATCTTTATTTTTTTGAAAACGATCCAGAAGAACAGATTAAGCTGAGTTTACAAGGAAAAAAATATGTTGATTATACCAATGAGAATGGGGCTTTTTTAAATATTGTTAACATGTGGTTTCAAGAATTGACTGGATATACTGTTGAAATAAGACAAATGAGTTCCCAATTATTGCAGTTGATTTATCAAAAAGATGGATATGAGTTTGAACCTCAGCATGTAGGGACAGGTATAACGTTTATATTATTCCAATTGATTGCGTTAATGGCTACACCTAAAGATTATATAGTAATAATAGAAAACCCAGAAATTCATTTGCATCCTAGTCTTCAATCACGACTCATGTATTTTTATAGATGGATATCAAATGAAGAACGGCAAATATTTATTGAAACTCATAGTGATCATATTTTTAATGTTGCAAAGTACTTTAAATTTAGAAAGGATAATTGTATAGTTAATTTCTTTAAAATAGAGGAAATAAAATCTGTTGAACACGGTACTTTGAACACTGTAGTCATTAAAGAGGTTCAATTAGATTCAGAAGGAAATATCTTAGATTACCCAGATGGTTTGTTTGATCAATATTTGATTGACAATTCTAGATTTTATAAAGAAGTTTTTAAAGAAAATGGATTAGGAAGGGGAAGTTTAGGAAAATCGTGA
- a CDS encoding DNA cytosine methyltransferase, with the protein MTNSVSSNRSEKYNIAAFFSGVGGIELGFEQTNEFRVVYANEFDKYARQTYQLNHPDTYLDGRDIHDVQPEDIPVERVDIIMGGFPCQAFSIAGYRKGFDDDRGDLFFELLRMIEGRKPRAIFIENVKNMVGHDHGNTFKVIREALTENNYFIKWKVLNGKDYGNIPQNRERIYIVGFDTKEAYDLFEFPEEIKLTTTLQDVINFGDKLDEVYYYREGKQNFYDQLKFEVTSQDTVYQWRRQYVRENKNGVVPTLTANMGTGGHNVPLILTDSGEIRKLTPKETFNVQGYPKSFKIPEGVSNGQLYKQAGNSVVVPVIKRIAENVAKALNKSKGQSQLHRSGKIAIIYIKMNGQFEGESYVKDFVRNEAEAYEKIYTEYRDNLEVISSKQYRSLIRNKKSKEFYMLSINR; encoded by the coding sequence ATGACAAATTCTGTAAGTTCGAACCGCTCTGAGAAGTACAACATTGCAGCTTTCTTCTCAGGTGTTGGGGGAATTGAGTTGGGATTTGAACAGACCAACGAGTTCAGAGTGGTGTATGCCAATGAGTTTGATAAGTATGCGCGTCAGACTTATCAGTTAAACCATCCAGATACCTATTTGGATGGCCGTGATATTCATGATGTTCAACCAGAGGATATTCCGGTTGAGCGCGTGGATATTATTATGGGAGGTTTCCCTTGCCAGGCCTTTAGTATTGCGGGTTATCGCAAGGGCTTTGATGATGATCGTGGCGATCTTTTCTTTGAGTTGCTTCGCATGATTGAAGGACGTAAACCTCGTGCCATTTTTATCGAAAACGTCAAGAACATGGTCGGTCATGACCATGGCAATACCTTCAAGGTTATTCGCGAAGCCTTGACGGAGAACAACTACTTCATCAAGTGGAAGGTTCTTAACGGGAAGGACTACGGAAATATCCCACAAAACCGTGAGCGGATCTACATTGTTGGTTTTGATACCAAGGAAGCTTATGACTTGTTTGAGTTCCCAGAGGAAATCAAGCTGACTACGACTCTTCAGGATGTGATTAACTTCGGCGATAAGCTAGACGAGGTCTACTACTACCGTGAAGGAAAACAGAATTTCTACGACCAGTTAAAGTTTGAAGTCACCAGTCAAGATACGGTTTACCAGTGGCGCCGTCAGTATGTCCGTGAAAATAAAAACGGTGTCGTACCTACCTTGACAGCCAATATGGGAACAGGTGGACATAACGTTCCATTGATTCTGACAGATAGTGGCGAGATTCGCAAGTTGACTCCCAAAGAAACCTTTAATGTTCAAGGTTATCCTAAGTCCTTTAAAATCCCAGAAGGGGTTTCCAATGGTCAGCTCTACAAGCAAGCTGGAAACAGTGTGGTTGTTCCCGTGATTAAACGTATCGCGGAAAATGTTGCCAAGGCCTTGAATAAAAGCAAGGGGCAATCTCAGCTTCATCGTTCGGGAAAAATTGCAATTATCTACATTAAGATGAATGGTCAGTTTGAAGGTGAGTCGTATGTCAAAGATTTTGTACGGAATGAAGCTGAGGCATACGAAAAAATCTATACTGAATACAGAGATAATCTTGAGGTTATTTCTTCTAAACAGTATAGATCATTGATTCGTAATAAAAAAAGTAAAGAGTTTTATATGCTATCCATAAATAGATAA